In Micromonospora sp. WMMD980, the following are encoded in one genomic region:
- a CDS encoding replicative DNA helicase, translating into MSVTDETRAERAGGPPSEPPRRDASFEKTPPQDVAAEQCVLGGMLLSKDAIADVVEILKTNDFYRPVHATVFDAILDIYGRGEPADPITVAAALADSGDLARIGGAPYLHTLIASVPTAANAAYYARIVGERAVLRRLVEAGTRIVQLGYGTGPSGSRDVDDIVDLAQQAVYEITEKRVSEDFAVLADMLQPTLDEIEAVGAQGGVMTGVPTGFTDLDRLLNGLHAGQLIIVAGRPGLGKSTASMDFARNAAIRANQAAAIFSLEMSKVEIVMRLLSAEARVPLHVLRSGQLSDDDWTKLARCMGEISEAPLFVDDTPSMNLMEIRAKARRLKQKHDLKLIVVDYLQLMTSPKRTESRQQEVADLSRGLKLLAKEVECPVIAVSQLNRGPEQRTDKRPQLSDLRESGCLTAETRLIRADNNSEVTLGELIANQAKDIPVWALDESLRYTARTLTHAFPSGTREVFRMTLASGKQIEATANHPFLTFGGWMPLAELTTGARIAAPRHIPPPLAVQPWDESELILLAHLLGDGSFVRRQPIRYASCDEANLAVVAEAARYFGITAVRDDYAAAKVTTLRLPAPFRLARGRRNPIAEWLDGFGLFGLRSHEKFVPGAVFGLPKEQITLFLRHLWATDGSVTVNKSGRGGRVYFSSTSRRMLEDISRLLLRYGISARLKQVPVARHRPQYTLDVSGRDDQLRFLREIGVHGERAGGCAALLLSLEGLVSNPNVDTVPREVWTRVREVLAERRMSHREFAAAVGTKFCGSTMWKRAPSRSRLAKIASVLDAADLDLHATNDVFWDEIVSIEPAGEMDVYDATVLGTHNFIANGIAAHNSIEQDADVVILLHRDDYYDKESPRAGEADFIVAKHRNGPTDTVTVAAQLHLSRFVDMAIV; encoded by the coding sequence GTGTCGGTCACCGACGAAACGCGCGCGGAACGGGCCGGGGGGCCGCCGTCCGAGCCGCCGCGCCGGGACGCTTCCTTCGAGAAGACCCCACCCCAGGACGTCGCCGCCGAGCAGTGCGTCCTCGGCGGCATGCTGCTCTCCAAGGACGCCATCGCGGACGTCGTGGAGATCCTCAAGACCAACGACTTCTACCGCCCGGTGCACGCCACCGTCTTCGACGCGATCCTCGACATCTACGGCCGCGGGGAGCCGGCCGACCCGATCACCGTGGCGGCGGCGCTGGCCGACTCCGGCGACCTCGCCCGCATCGGCGGTGCTCCCTACCTGCACACCCTGATCGCCAGCGTGCCCACCGCCGCCAACGCCGCCTACTACGCCCGCATCGTCGGCGAGCGGGCCGTGCTCCGCCGGCTGGTCGAGGCCGGCACCCGGATCGTGCAGCTCGGTTACGGCACCGGCCCGAGCGGCAGCCGCGACGTGGACGACATCGTCGACCTCGCGCAGCAGGCCGTCTACGAGATCACCGAAAAGCGGGTCAGTGAGGATTTCGCCGTCCTGGCCGACATGCTCCAGCCGACGCTTGACGAGATCGAGGCGGTCGGTGCCCAGGGCGGGGTGATGACCGGCGTGCCGACCGGCTTCACCGACCTCGACCGACTGCTCAACGGCCTGCACGCCGGGCAATTGATCATCGTGGCCGGCCGGCCTGGTTTGGGCAAATCGACCGCTTCTATGGACTTTGCCAGAAATGCCGCGATTCGCGCCAACCAGGCCGCGGCCATCTTCTCGCTGGAGATGAGCAAGGTCGAGATCGTCATGCGACTCCTCTCGGCCGAGGCGCGGGTGCCGCTGCACGTGCTGCGCAGTGGGCAGCTCTCCGACGACGACTGGACCAAGCTGGCCCGTTGCATGGGAGAGATCAGCGAGGCGCCGCTCTTCGTCGACGACACCCCGAGCATGAACCTGATGGAGATCCGGGCGAAGGCGCGCCGGCTTAAGCAGAAGCACGACCTGAAGCTGATCGTCGTCGACTATCTCCAGCTGATGACGTCGCCGAAGCGCACCGAGAGCCGGCAGCAGGAGGTCGCGGACCTGTCCCGTGGCCTGAAGCTGCTGGCCAAGGAGGTCGAGTGCCCGGTGATCGCGGTCAGTCAGCTGAACCGTGGTCCCGAGCAGCGTACCGACAAGCGTCCGCAGTTGTCCGACCTGCGTGAATCAGGCTGCCTCACGGCGGAGACGAGACTCATCAGGGCGGACAACAACTCAGAGGTGACGCTCGGCGAGCTGATCGCCAACCAGGCGAAGGACATCCCGGTATGGGCCTTGGACGAGAGTCTTCGTTACACGGCCCGGACGCTCACCCACGCTTTCCCCAGTGGAACGCGTGAGGTGTTCCGGATGACCCTCGCTTCCGGAAAGCAGATCGAGGCCACGGCGAATCATCCTTTCCTCACGTTCGGCGGTTGGATGCCGTTGGCTGAACTCACGACGGGAGCGAGGATCGCTGCTCCCCGGCACATCCCGCCGCCACTGGCCGTCCAGCCCTGGGACGAATCGGAGCTGATCCTGCTGGCCCACCTGCTCGGCGACGGCTCGTTCGTCCGACGCCAGCCGATCCGCTACGCCAGCTGCGACGAGGCGAACCTGGCAGTCGTGGCGGAGGCCGCCAGGTACTTCGGGATCACGGCCGTGCGGGACGACTACGCGGCTGCGAAGGTGACCACTCTCCGCCTACCGGCACCCTTCCGACTCGCCCGAGGGCGGCGGAACCCGATCGCTGAGTGGCTGGACGGGTTCGGGTTGTTCGGGCTCCGCTCCCACGAGAAGTTCGTGCCCGGGGCGGTGTTCGGCTTGCCGAAGGAGCAGATCACCCTCTTCCTGCGGCACCTTTGGGCCACTGACGGGTCTGTGACCGTGAACAAGTCCGGTCGAGGGGGACGCGTCTACTTCTCCTCCACCTCGCGGCGGATGCTCGAGGACATCTCGCGCCTGTTGCTCCGCTACGGGATCTCAGCGCGACTCAAGCAGGTCCCGGTGGCCCGGCACCGGCCGCAGTACACACTCGATGTTTCCGGTCGAGACGACCAGCTCCGTTTCCTTCGTGAGATCGGTGTGCACGGTGAGCGCGCCGGCGGTTGCGCGGCGCTGCTGTTGAGTCTCGAAGGCCTGGTGAGCAACCCGAACGTGGACACTGTGCCCCGGGAGGTGTGGACGCGGGTACGCGAGGTGCTGGCTGAGCGAAGGATGAGCCATCGAGAGTTCGCGGCGGCGGTCGGCACCAAGTTCTGCGGCAGCACGATGTGGAAGCGCGCCCCCAGTCGGTCGCGCCTTGCCAAGATCGCCTCGGTCCTCGACGCTGCCGACCTGGATCTTCACGCGACGAACGACGTCTTCTGGGACGAGATCGTCTCGATCGAACCAGCTGGCGAGATGGACGTCTACGACGCGACGGTGCTCGGCACGCACAACTTCATCGCCAATGGCATCGCCGCCCACAACTCGATCGAGCAGGATGCCGACGTCGTCATCCTGCTGCACCGCGATGATTATTACGATAAGGAATCGCCCAGAGCGGGCGAAGCAGACTTTATTGTTGCCAAGCATCGAAATGGCCCCACGGACACGGTGACGGTCGCGGCCCAGCTGCACCTGTCGCGCTTCGTGGACATGGCCATCGTCTGA
- a CDS encoding single-stranded DNA-binding protein, which produces MREEMVMAGDTTITVIGNLTDDPELRFTPSGAAVAKFRVASTPRFMDKASGEWKDGEPLFLSCTVWRQAAENVAESLQRGARVIVSGRLRQRSYETREGEKRTVIELEVDEIGPSLRYATAKVQKMSRSGGGGGGFGGGGGGGQGGGGGNFDDPWASAAPAPSRAGSGGGNFDEEPPF; this is translated from the coding sequence GTGCGCGAGGAGATGGTCATGGCAGGAGACACCACCATCACGGTCATCGGCAACCTGACCGATGACCCCGAGTTGCGGTTCACCCCCTCCGGTGCCGCGGTCGCCAAGTTCCGGGTCGCTTCGACGCCCCGGTTCATGGACAAGGCGTCCGGCGAGTGGAAGGACGGCGAGCCGCTGTTCCTCTCGTGCACGGTCTGGCGCCAGGCCGCCGAGAACGTCGCCGAGTCGCTGCAGCGCGGCGCCCGGGTGATCGTGTCCGGCCGGCTGCGTCAGCGGTCGTACGAGACCCGCGAGGGTGAGAAGCGCACCGTCATCGAGCTGGAGGTCGACGAGATCGGCCCGTCCCTGCGCTACGCCACGGCGAAGGTGCAGAAGATGTCCCGCTCCGGTGGCGGAGGCGGCGGCTTCGGCGGTGGTGGCGGTGGTGGCCAGGGCGGCGGCGGAGGCAACTTCGACGACCCCTGGGCCTCGGCTGCCCCGGCCCCCTCCCGCGCTGGTTCGGGCGGCGGAAACTTCGACGAGGAGCCCCCGTTCTGA
- a CDS encoding phosphoribosyltransferase family protein — protein MTIFRDRAEAGRDLAERLTDLAGRPDVIVLGLVRGGVPVARVVADRLNAPLDVLVVRKLGVPWAPEVAYGALGPGGVQVLNDAVADRISANDRAQVRRREQAELERREQRYRDGRPPLDLTGRTAVVVDDGLATGATARAAVQVARHLGAARVLVAVPVGAPQAYEMLAAAADTVVSSQLPPDFGAVGAYYDDFHEVSDDEVTHALTATA, from the coding sequence ATGACCATCTTCCGTGACCGGGCCGAGGCCGGACGGGACCTCGCCGAGCGCCTCACCGACCTCGCCGGCCGGCCCGACGTCATCGTCCTCGGCCTGGTCCGCGGCGGCGTACCCGTCGCCCGGGTGGTCGCCGACCGCCTCAACGCCCCCCTCGACGTGCTCGTCGTCCGCAAGCTCGGCGTCCCCTGGGCGCCGGAGGTGGCCTACGGGGCGCTCGGCCCCGGGGGCGTGCAGGTCCTCAACGACGCGGTCGCCGACCGGATCAGCGCGAACGACCGCGCCCAGGTCCGCCGGCGCGAACAGGCCGAACTGGAGCGCCGCGAGCAGCGCTACCGCGACGGTCGGCCACCCCTGGACCTGACCGGCCGCACCGCCGTCGTCGTCGACGACGGGCTCGCCACCGGTGCCACCGCACGCGCCGCCGTCCAGGTCGCCCGTCACCTCGGCGCCGCCCGCGTGCTCGTCGCCGTCCCGGTCGGCGCACCCCAGGCGTACGAGATGCTCGCCGCCGCGGCCGACACGGTGGTGAGCAGCCAACTCCCGCCCGACTTCGGCGCCGTCGGCGCGTACTACGACGACTTCCACGAGGTCTCCGACGACGAGGTGACGCACGCGCTGACCGCCACCGCGTGA
- a CDS encoding deoxyribonuclease IV codes for MRIGAHVDPADPLAEAAAREADAVQFFLADPQGWKAPKPREDAERLRAADVALYVHAPYVINVATLNNRIRIPSRKLLLGHATAAAAVGATGLIVHGGHVNAGDDLAKGFDNWRKTFAYAADSGGFPLPVLIENTAGGDNACARHLDALARLWDALGDHEVGFCLDTCHAHAGGEELLGLVDRVKAITGRIDLIHANNSKGAFDSGQDRHDNLTGGTIDPELLVAVIRAAGAPVIVETPGGVEGQASDIAFLRGQLGAPA; via the coding sequence ATGCGTATCGGAGCCCACGTCGATCCGGCCGACCCGCTGGCCGAGGCGGCCGCCCGGGAGGCGGACGCGGTGCAGTTCTTCCTCGCCGACCCACAGGGTTGGAAGGCCCCGAAGCCGCGCGAGGACGCCGAACGCCTGCGCGCGGCCGACGTCGCCCTCTACGTCCACGCGCCGTACGTGATCAACGTGGCCACGCTCAACAACCGGATCCGCATCCCCAGCCGCAAACTGCTCCTCGGCCACGCCACCGCCGCGGCGGCCGTCGGCGCCACCGGCCTGATCGTGCACGGCGGCCACGTCAACGCCGGGGACGACCTCGCCAAGGGCTTCGACAACTGGCGCAAGACCTTCGCGTACGCGGCCGACTCCGGCGGCTTCCCGCTGCCGGTGCTGATCGAGAACACCGCCGGTGGAGACAACGCCTGCGCCCGGCACCTCGACGCGCTGGCCCGCCTCTGGGACGCGCTCGGTGACCACGAGGTCGGCTTCTGCCTCGACACCTGCCACGCCCACGCCGGCGGCGAGGAGCTGCTGGGCCTGGTCGACCGGGTGAAGGCGATCACCGGCCGGATCGACCTGATCCACGCCAACAACTCCAAGGGCGCATTCGACTCGGGTCAGGACCGCCATGACAACCTCACCGGTGGCACGATCGACCCCGAGCTGCTGGTGGCGGTGATCCGGGCGGCCGGCGCGCCGGTGATCGTCGAGACCCCGGGCGGCGTCGAGGGGCAGGCATCCGACATCGCGTTCCTGCGCGGCCAGCTGGGTGCCCCGGCATGA
- the rpsF gene encoding 30S ribosomal protein S6: MRHYEVMVILDPSLEERTVAPSLDTYLNVIRTAGGSVEKTDVWGRRRLAYEINKKAEGIYAVVDLQATPEAVAELDRQLRLNESVLRTKVIRPEMR, from the coding sequence TTGCGTCACTATGAAGTCATGGTGATCCTCGATCCCAGCCTCGAGGAGCGCACCGTCGCCCCGTCTCTCGACACGTACCTGAACGTGATCCGGACCGCGGGTGGCTCGGTGGAGAAGACCGACGTGTGGGGCCGCCGGCGCCTCGCGTACGAGATCAACAAAAAGGCCGAGGGCATCTACGCCGTCGTCGACCTCCAGGCGACGCCGGAGGCCGTGGCCGAGCTGGACCGTCAGCTCCGACTCAACGAGTCGGTGCTGCGCACCAAGGTCATTCGCCCGGAGATGCGCTGA
- a CDS encoding bifunctional diguanylate cyclase/phosphodiesterase → MNSSQRREIETDRRLRLLVGLVVVAATVVVLALLPAAFVDALPTSAYDVAILVMLTFMIAVGTLVKARIRIRSTTQSISWNETAIVIGAAVVPLPWLVLCTVVGIALASLQLSPIKIAFGIGKNALVAFGAGLTLALLHWTWPPLHPLDMLAPLGIAYLAVAVIDDLLAIPVIALASGTRVRRQFLTNLDLRVAGFVVRFVVAVCTLAILSIDPRLLLAVPPLVLSLHLAYSTRIRTRTEQQAWQRLARTTDALNVVDLDQVLTTAVTEAAELFSADEVEIELREGGRTVRGGAAGIAYDGTAPPPSETDGLIVPVSLEGHDRTENTGELRLRFTGPVELSEREQYTLRTFASALCTAVRNAQAYAELARIADDHAYAATHDALTGLSNRRHLLDEGNAQLTTRHAEGVTALVLIDLNHFKEVNDTLGHGAGDQVLIQVAGRLRDAARPDDLVARLGGDEFAVLLRGLPAPAVAAHRAETLLAALHDPLDLDGMRISVEASGGIAAAPATGGMAELLRRADVAMYQAKRAGQRTATYAATRDTADLNRLTLGGELPRAVADHEFTVNFQPIVDLGSGQVIGAEALARWHHPTHGLIDPLRFLEAVERSGLLPAFAEAILDQALIAAGSWHDAGFDLPVSVNVSPRSLLDARFPGAVLARLRAHDLPPDQLVLELTETLTLSQLDVVDRVLSRLRDSGVRLALDDFGTGYSSLSLLSRIPVHELKIDRSFVTAMETSPEAAAVIRSTLDLGRSLDLTVVAEGVESEPQRRALWELGCAAGQGHLFARPLPAGALLAALHRGAGGRPGALARPLHDAGAVIRLPGRRAGGARNRPAPPAATDAHP, encoded by the coding sequence GTGAACTCTTCCCAGCGACGCGAGATCGAGACCGACAGGCGGCTACGGCTGCTGGTCGGTCTCGTCGTCGTGGCAGCCACCGTGGTGGTGTTGGCCCTGCTTCCCGCCGCATTCGTCGATGCGCTACCCACCTCTGCCTATGACGTCGCCATCCTGGTGATGCTGACCTTCATGATCGCGGTCGGCACCCTGGTCAAGGCCCGCATCCGAATCCGCTCCACCACCCAGTCCATCAGCTGGAACGAGACCGCCATCGTCATCGGCGCCGCGGTCGTCCCCCTGCCCTGGTTGGTGCTGTGCACCGTCGTCGGGATCGCGCTCGCCTCACTCCAACTGTCGCCGATCAAGATCGCCTTTGGCATCGGCAAGAACGCCCTGGTGGCCTTCGGCGCGGGTCTCACCCTCGCGCTCCTGCACTGGACGTGGCCCCCGCTCCACCCGCTGGACATGCTCGCCCCGCTCGGCATCGCCTACCTGGCCGTCGCGGTCATCGACGACCTGCTCGCCATCCCGGTCATCGCGCTCGCCTCCGGCACCCGGGTGCGTCGACAGTTCCTCACCAATCTCGACCTGCGCGTCGCGGGCTTCGTCGTGCGCTTCGTGGTTGCCGTCTGCACCCTGGCGATCCTGTCTATCGATCCCCGCCTGCTGCTCGCCGTGCCGCCCCTGGTGCTCAGCCTGCACCTGGCCTACTCCACCCGGATCCGCACCCGCACCGAACAGCAGGCCTGGCAGCGGCTCGCCCGCACCACCGACGCGCTCAACGTGGTCGACCTCGACCAGGTGCTGACCACCGCCGTCACCGAAGCCGCCGAACTCTTCTCCGCCGACGAGGTGGAGATCGAGTTGCGCGAGGGCGGCCGCACCGTCCGCGGTGGCGCCGCCGGGATCGCCTACGACGGAACCGCGCCACCGCCCAGCGAGACGGACGGCCTGATCGTGCCGGTCTCGCTGGAAGGGCACGACCGCACCGAGAACACCGGTGAGCTGCGGCTCCGCTTCACCGGCCCGGTCGAGCTCTCCGAACGCGAGCAGTACACCCTGCGTACCTTCGCCTCGGCCCTCTGCACCGCGGTCCGCAACGCCCAGGCGTACGCCGAACTCGCCCGCATCGCCGACGACCACGCCTACGCCGCCACCCACGACGCCCTCACCGGCCTGTCCAACCGCCGGCACCTGCTGGACGAGGGCAACGCCCAGCTCACCACCCGGCACGCCGAGGGCGTCACCGCCCTGGTGCTGATCGACCTCAACCACTTCAAGGAGGTCAACGACACGCTCGGGCACGGCGCCGGGGACCAGGTGCTCATCCAGGTCGCCGGGCGGCTGCGCGACGCGGCCCGCCCCGACGACCTGGTCGCCCGGCTCGGCGGTGACGAGTTCGCCGTGCTCCTGCGTGGCCTGCCCGCTCCGGCGGTCGCCGCGCACCGCGCCGAGACCCTGCTCGCCGCCCTGCACGACCCGCTCGACCTGGACGGCATGCGCATCAGCGTGGAAGCCAGCGGCGGGATCGCCGCCGCCCCCGCCACCGGTGGGATGGCCGAACTGCTCCGCCGCGCCGACGTGGCGATGTACCAGGCCAAACGCGCCGGCCAGCGGACCGCCACCTACGCGGCGACCCGGGACACCGCCGACCTGAACCGGCTCACCCTCGGCGGGGAGCTGCCCCGGGCCGTCGCCGACCACGAGTTCACCGTCAACTTCCAACCCATCGTCGACCTGGGCAGCGGCCAGGTCATCGGCGCCGAGGCGCTGGCCCGCTGGCACCACCCCACCCACGGGCTGATCGACCCGCTGCGTTTCCTCGAGGCGGTGGAACGCTCCGGGCTGCTGCCCGCGTTCGCCGAAGCCATCCTCGACCAGGCGCTGATCGCCGCCGGCTCGTGGCACGACGCCGGCTTCGACCTGCCCGTCTCGGTGAACGTGTCACCGCGCAGCCTCCTCGACGCCCGCTTCCCCGGCGCCGTGCTGGCCCGGCTGCGCGCCCACGACCTGCCGCCGGACCAACTCGTGCTGGAACTCACCGAGACGCTCACCCTCAGCCAGCTCGACGTGGTCGACCGGGTGCTCAGCCGACTCCGCGACTCCGGCGTCCGGCTGGCCCTCGACGACTTCGGCACCGGCTACTCGTCGCTCTCGCTGCTCTCCCGCATCCCGGTCCACGAACTGAAGATCGACCGCAGCTTCGTCACCGCCATGGAAACCTCCCCCGAGGCCGCCGCCGTCATCCGCTCCACCCTCGACCTGGGCCGCAGCCTCGACCTCACCGTGGTCGCCGAGGGGGTGGAGAGCGAACCGCAACGCCGCGCGCTCTGGGAGCTGGGCTGCGCCGCCGGCCAGGGCCACCTGTTCGCCCGGCCGCTGCCCGCCGGGGCGCTGCTCGCCGCCCTCCACCGCGGCGCGGGCGGCCGGCCCGGCGCCCTCGCCCGGCCCCTGCACGACGCCGGCGCCGTCATCCGCCTGCCCGGCCGCCGCGCCGGCGGCGCCCGCAACCGCCCCGCCCCACCCGCCGCCACCGACGCACACCCCTGA
- a CDS encoding maleylpyruvate isomerase N-terminal domain-containing protein yields the protein MSPIRQHEALAQAYDGITAVVAPLDDADLQRPTRCRGWLVADLLFHVLCDAQRALVALASPAPGPADVDDVSYWRAFPPGGDDGADARHAWWARRSAAAFDRPTGVVRIWSDTAPAAARAAAAADPGGHVATQGHVLRVPDLLATLTTEAVVHHLDLVVDLPDAPRPAADPTRVAVTTMDGLLPDEAVRPAAWDDHEYLLKATGRVPLTDRDRFELGEAAGWFPLLG from the coding sequence ATGAGCCCGATCCGGCAGCACGAGGCGCTGGCCCAGGCCTACGACGGCATCACCGCGGTCGTCGCCCCGCTCGACGACGCCGACCTGCAACGGCCCACCCGGTGTCGCGGCTGGCTCGTCGCCGACCTGCTCTTCCACGTGCTCTGCGACGCCCAGCGTGCGCTTGTCGCCCTGGCCAGCCCGGCGCCCGGCCCCGCCGACGTGGACGACGTCAGCTACTGGCGGGCGTTCCCCCCGGGCGGCGACGACGGGGCCGACGCCAGGCACGCGTGGTGGGCGCGCCGGTCGGCCGCCGCCTTCGACCGGCCGACCGGGGTGGTGCGGATCTGGTCCGACACCGCCCCGGCCGCGGCCCGCGCGGCTGCCGCCGCGGACCCCGGCGGGCACGTCGCCACCCAGGGGCACGTGCTGCGCGTACCCGATCTGCTCGCCACCCTGACCACCGAGGCGGTGGTGCATCACCTCGACCTGGTGGTGGACCTGCCGGACGCGCCGCGGCCGGCGGCCGACCCGACCCGGGTGGCGGTGACCACGATGGACGGCCTGCTGCCCGACGAGGCGGTGCGCCCAGCCGCGTGGGACGACCATGAGTATCTGCTCAAGGCCACCGGGCGGGTGCCGCTGACCGACCGGGACCGGTTCGAGCTGGGCGAGGCGGCGGGCTGGTTCCCGCTGCTGGGCTGA
- the rpsR gene encoding 30S ribosomal protein S18, protein MAKAAALRKPKKKVNPLDKDGITYIDYKDTALLRKFISDRGKIRARRVTGVTSQQQRQIARAVKNAREMALLPYTATAR, encoded by the coding sequence ATGGCGAAGGCTGCGGCACTGCGCAAGCCGAAGAAGAAGGTGAACCCGCTCGACAAGGACGGGATCACCTATATCGATTACAAGGACACCGCGCTGCTGCGCAAGTTCATCTCCGACCGCGGCAAGATCCGCGCTCGACGGGTGACCGGCGTGACCTCGCAGCAGCAGCGGCAGATCGCCCGTGCGGTCAAGAACGCCCGCGAGATGGCGCTCCTGCCGTACACGGCCACGGCACGCTGA
- the rplI gene encoding 50S ribosomal protein L9 — translation MKIILTQEVSGLGSPGDIVEVKDGFGRNYLLPQGFAIAWTKGAEKQVTVIKRARSAREVRDLDHANEIKGQLEGLKVNLKARAGDGGRLFGSVTPAEIVDAVKAAGGPALDRRRLETPGHIKSLGAYPVSIRLHPEVTAKFDLNVVKG, via the coding sequence ATGAAGATCATCCTTACCCAGGAGGTGTCCGGCCTCGGCTCTCCGGGCGACATCGTCGAGGTGAAGGACGGCTTCGGCCGTAACTACCTGCTGCCGCAGGGCTTCGCGATCGCCTGGACCAAGGGCGCCGAGAAGCAGGTCACGGTCATCAAGCGGGCCCGCTCGGCCCGCGAGGTCCGCGACCTCGACCACGCCAACGAGATCAAGGGCCAGCTCGAGGGCCTGAAGGTCAACCTCAAGGCCCGCGCCGGCGACGGCGGCCGGCTCTTCGGCTCGGTCACCCCGGCCGAGATCGTCGACGCCGTCAAGGCGGCCGGCGGTCCGGCCCTGGACCGTCGTCGGCTGGAGACGCCCGGCCACATCAAGTCGCTCGGCGCCTACCCGGTCAGCATCCGGCTGCACCCCGAGGTGACCGCCAAGTTCGACCTGAACGTGGTCAAGGGCTGA
- a CDS encoding zf-TFIIB domain-containing protein, producing MQLTCPKCHGEMRQYERSGVIIDQCGECRGIFLDRGELEKLFEAEANWNRQQGGVPQSAPAGAGYPPPPPPPAAAPHQPGYGAVPPPPPPPGHGYAQPAYGHGQQHYGYHGHYRKKKKHGFLGELFD from the coding sequence ATGCAGCTCACCTGTCCCAAATGCCATGGCGAGATGCGCCAGTACGAGCGCAGCGGAGTGATCATCGACCAGTGCGGCGAATGCCGCGGGATCTTCCTCGACCGAGGCGAACTCGAGAAGCTGTTCGAGGCCGAGGCCAACTGGAACCGGCAGCAGGGTGGCGTCCCGCAGTCCGCGCCCGCCGGAGCCGGCTACCCGCCCCCGCCGCCCCCGCCCGCCGCCGCCCCGCACCAGCCGGGCTACGGCGCCGTCCCCCCGCCTCCGCCGCCGCCCGGCCACGGCTACGCGCAGCCCGCGTACGGCCACGGGCAGCAGCACTACGGCTACCACGGCCACTACCGCAAGAAGAAGAAGCACGGCTTCCTCGGCGAGCTCTTCGACTGA
- a CDS encoding glycosyltransferase 87 family protein yields MTAHADPASPAVRRWSALDTAAGGLALDLALYAAATGFAAITAATSTLPPHRAWGAVATIGYALATVAATTQLLARRRAPGTPLAGPAARWAVTGLTWATTALLPVVTQSVQRAAGRTDRAQEEVVVVEHAGIRLAEHGTPYLGPDAIAALPPGEQLLGYTPYQPGMALFGLPRAAADAWWTDARVWFAVATALALAALVTTLRATATATGPESCRRDAALLRAVQAATVLPVAALTLATGGDDLPVLALCLLALALAAAGRPGRAGLTVGTAGALKLFALPVAIVLICWAATRRAGTRTALGALGLPALALLPVLLVDSDALVENVLRFPLGHGLVTSPAESPFPGHLIAETLPAGRVVAAALLVAVGVAIAVRLVRRPPRTAATATAVCGYGLLAAILLMPSARFGYLLYPVALLVLAPALALAGGTGRPTFPATARRDPAEGRTPEA; encoded by the coding sequence GTGACCGCGCACGCCGACCCGGCCAGCCCCGCCGTCCGCCGCTGGTCGGCGCTCGACACCGCAGCCGGCGGACTCGCCCTCGACCTGGCCCTCTACGCCGCCGCCACCGGCTTCGCCGCGATCACCGCCGCCACCTCCACGCTGCCACCGCACCGCGCCTGGGGAGCGGTCGCCACCATCGGGTACGCCCTCGCCACGGTCGCCGCGACCACCCAACTCCTGGCCCGCCGCCGCGCCCCCGGCACACCCCTGGCCGGCCCGGCCGCCCGCTGGGCCGTCACCGGCCTCACCTGGGCCACCACCGCGCTGCTGCCGGTCGTCACGCAGAGCGTCCAACGGGCCGCCGGGCGCACCGACCGCGCCCAGGAGGAGGTGGTCGTGGTCGAACACGCCGGCATCCGCCTCGCCGAACACGGCACCCCCTACCTCGGACCCGACGCGATCGCCGCGCTGCCGCCCGGCGAGCAACTCCTCGGCTACACCCCCTACCAACCGGGCATGGCGCTGTTCGGGCTGCCCCGGGCCGCCGCCGACGCCTGGTGGACCGACGCCCGGGTCTGGTTCGCCGTGGCCACCGCGCTCGCCCTCGCCGCCCTGGTCACCACGCTGCGCGCCACCGCCACCGCCACCGGCCCGGAGTCGTGCCGCCGCGACGCCGCGCTGCTGCGCGCCGTCCAAGCCGCCACCGTCCTGCCCGTCGCGGCGCTCACGCTCGCCACCGGCGGCGACGACCTCCCCGTACTCGCGCTCTGCCTGCTCGCGCTCGCCCTCGCCGCCGCCGGTCGGCCCGGCCGGGCCGGCCTCACCGTCGGCACCGCCGGCGCCCTGAAACTCTTCGCCCTGCCGGTCGCGATCGTGCTGATCTGCTGGGCCGCCACCCGGCGGGCCGGCACCCGCACCGCGCTCGGCGCCCTCGGCCTACCCGCCCTCGCCCTGCTCCCGGTGCTGCTCGTCGACTCCGACGCGCTGGTCGAGAACGTGCTGCGCTTCCCACTCGGCCACGGGCTGGTCACCAGCCCCGCTGAGTCCCCGTTCCCCGGGCACCTGATCGCCGAGACGCTCCCCGCCGGCCGGGTGGTCGCCGCCGCGCTGCTCGTCGCGGTCGGCGTGGCGATCGCCGTCCGGCTGGTGCGCCGGCCGCCCCGCACGGCCGCCACCGCCACCGCCGTCTGCGGGTACGGGCTGCTGGCCGCGATCCTGCTGATGCCCTCCGCCCGCTTCGGCTACCTGCTCTACCCGGTCGCCCTGCTCGTCCTCGCCCCGGCGCTGGCGCTCGCCGGGGGCACCGGCCGGCCGACATTCCCGGCAACGGCCCGCCGCGACCCGGCCGAAGGGCGTACACCTGAGGCATGA